One Anser cygnoides isolate HZ-2024a breed goose chromosome 6, Taihu_goose_T2T_genome, whole genome shotgun sequence genomic region harbors:
- the UPP2 gene encoding uridine phosphorylase 2 isoform X2, with translation MTETTGYSGGGLVLIKNPHLDTMEEDILYHLDLGTRTHNLPAMFGDIKFVCVGGSPNRMKAFAQFMHKELGLEGSGEDLADICAGTDRYAMYRTGPVLSISHGMGIPSISIMLHELIKLLHHAKCRDVTIIRIGTSGGLGIEAGSVVITDTAVDASFQPRFEQVVLGDVVVRSTDLDRDLAEELLACSKEVPDFPTLIGHTMCTYDFYEGQGRLDGALCSFSSEKKLEYLKRAHEAGVRNIEMESTAFAAMCGLCGLKGSMALQHGALNRERGRTSGVS, from the exons ATGACTGAAACAACAGGTTACTCTGG CGGTGGGCTCGTCCTCATCAAAAACCCGCACCTGGACACGATGGAGGAGGACATTCTGTATCACTTGGACTTGGGAACAAGGACGCACAACCTGCCTGCTATGTTTGGGGACATAAAG TTTGTCTGCGTTGGCGGCAGTCCGAACAGGATGAAGGCGTTTGCCCAGTTcatgcacaaggagctggggcTCGAGGGCAGTGGGGAGGACCTGGCTGACATCTGCGCAGGGACGGACCGCTACGCCATGTACCGCACGGGGCCGGTGCTCTCCATCAGC CACGGGATGGGCATCCCTTCCATTTCCATTATGCTTCATGAACTAATCAAACTGCTGCACCACGCAAAATGCCGAGACGTTACCATTATACGCATCGGTACTTCTGGAGGCTTAG GGATCGAGGCCGGCTCCGTTGTGATCACAGACACGGCCGTGGACGCCTCCTTCCAGCCGCGGTTCGAGCAGGTGGTGCTGGGCGACGTGGTGGTGCGGAGCACGGACCTGGACAGGGACCTCGCGGAGGAGCTCCTCGCCTGCAGCAAGGAGGTCCCCGACTTCCCCACGCTCATTGGGCACACCATGTGCACCTACGATTTCTATGAAG GTCAGGGGAGATTAGACGGAGCGTTGTGCTCTTTCTCCAGTGAAAAAAAGTTGGAATACTTAAAAAGAGCTCACGAGGCTGGCGTGAGAAACATCGAAATGGAGTCCACGGCGTTCGCTGCCATGTGCGGGCTGTGCGGTTTGAAAG
- the UPP2 gene encoding uridine phosphorylase 2 isoform X1 has translation MTETTGYSGGGLVLIKNPHLDTMEEDILYHLDLGTRTHNLPAMFGDIKFVCVGGSPNRMKAFAQFMHKELGLEGSGEDLADICAGTDRYAMYRTGPVLSISHGMGIPSISIMLHELIKLLHHAKCRDVTIIRIGTSGGLGIEAGSVVITDTAVDASFQPRFEQVVLGDVVVRSTDLDRDLAEELLACSKEVPDFPTLIGHTMCTYDFYEGQGRLDGALCSFSSEKKLEYLKRAHEAGVRNIEMESTAFAAMCGLCGLKAAVVCVALLDRLEGDQIRAPREVLREYQQRPQRLIAAFIRRRLGLHPPAGPALPSSN, from the exons ATGACTGAAACAACAGGTTACTCTGG CGGTGGGCTCGTCCTCATCAAAAACCCGCACCTGGACACGATGGAGGAGGACATTCTGTATCACTTGGACTTGGGAACAAGGACGCACAACCTGCCTGCTATGTTTGGGGACATAAAG TTTGTCTGCGTTGGCGGCAGTCCGAACAGGATGAAGGCGTTTGCCCAGTTcatgcacaaggagctggggcTCGAGGGCAGTGGGGAGGACCTGGCTGACATCTGCGCAGGGACGGACCGCTACGCCATGTACCGCACGGGGCCGGTGCTCTCCATCAGC CACGGGATGGGCATCCCTTCCATTTCCATTATGCTTCATGAACTAATCAAACTGCTGCACCACGCAAAATGCCGAGACGTTACCATTATACGCATCGGTACTTCTGGAGGCTTAG GGATCGAGGCCGGCTCCGTTGTGATCACAGACACGGCCGTGGACGCCTCCTTCCAGCCGCGGTTCGAGCAGGTGGTGCTGGGCGACGTGGTGGTGCGGAGCACGGACCTGGACAGGGACCTCGCGGAGGAGCTCCTCGCCTGCAGCAAGGAGGTCCCCGACTTCCCCACGCTCATTGGGCACACCATGTGCACCTACGATTTCTATGAAG GTCAGGGGAGATTAGACGGAGCGTTGTGCTCTTTCTCCAGTGAAAAAAAGTTGGAATACTTAAAAAGAGCTCACGAGGCTGGCGTGAGAAACATCGAAATGGAGTCCACGGCGTTCGCTGCCATGTGCGGGCTGTGCGGTTTGAAAG CTGCTGTCGTCTGCGTGGCGCTCCTGGACCGCCTGGAGGGGGACCAGATCCGGGCACCCCGTGAGGTGCTGCGGGAGTACCAGCAGCGGCCTCAGCGCCTGATCGCCGCCTTCATCCGGAGACGCCTGGGGCTGCACCCACCCGCGGGACCCGCACTCCCCTCCAGCAACTGA